In a single window of the Leptospira barantonii genome:
- the serA gene encoding phosphoglycerate dehydrogenase encodes MISFPKDKINVLLLENVHQDAFNMFKKDGFNVRLLPAAFSEKELLSEIENVHVLGIRSKTNITAPVLEKAKRLLTIGCFCIGTNQVNLFESEKKGIPVFNAPYSNTRSVAELVISEVIMLARRVPDHIRNTHSGIWNKISKNCFEVRGKTIGIVGYGHIGSQVSVLAEAMGMKVIYFDVQTVLPLGNATPVESYQELLRNSDFISFHVPETPQTTNLYGKKEIEVTKKGAYMINLSRGKVVDLEALAEAIKSGHIAGAGIDVFPEEPESNNDPFLTPMQNLPNVILTPHIGGSTEEAQKNIGSEVASKLLKFVNNGSTTFSVNFPNLEITPLPSGQYRILNVHKNQPGFLKDINSMVSEIGANISSQHLGTSAEIGYLSMVIDKSVGDELKEKIEKHPFSIKTRILY; translated from the coding sequence ATGATTTCATTTCCAAAAGATAAGATCAACGTCCTCCTTCTCGAAAACGTCCACCAAGACGCGTTCAACATGTTCAAGAAAGACGGTTTTAACGTCCGTCTTCTTCCTGCGGCTTTTTCGGAAAAAGAGCTCTTGAGTGAAATTGAAAACGTTCACGTTTTGGGAATCCGAAGCAAAACCAATATAACCGCGCCGGTTTTGGAAAAAGCGAAACGACTTCTAACCATCGGTTGTTTTTGTATCGGGACCAACCAAGTGAATCTTTTCGAATCCGAAAAAAAAGGAATTCCGGTTTTCAACGCACCTTACTCCAATACCCGTTCCGTTGCGGAACTTGTGATCTCGGAAGTCATCATGCTCGCAAGAAGGGTTCCCGATCACATTCGAAATACACATTCCGGAATCTGGAATAAAATTTCCAAAAACTGTTTCGAGGTTCGAGGAAAGACGATCGGAATCGTAGGTTACGGTCATATCGGAAGTCAGGTTTCCGTTCTTGCGGAAGCGATGGGAATGAAGGTCATCTACTTCGACGTTCAGACAGTTCTTCCTCTTGGAAACGCCACCCCCGTGGAAAGTTATCAGGAACTTTTAAGAAACTCGGACTTTATCTCGTTTCACGTTCCCGAAACTCCGCAGACTACGAATCTCTACGGAAAAAAGGAAATCGAAGTCACAAAAAAAGGCGCTTATATGATCAATCTTTCCCGAGGAAAGGTTGTCGATCTGGAAGCGCTGGCCGAGGCGATCAAGTCCGGTCATATCGCGGGCGCGGGAATCGACGTGTTTCCGGAAGAACCCGAATCCAACAACGATCCGTTCTTAACGCCGATGCAAAACCTGCCTAACGTGATCTTAACTCCGCATATCGGAGGAAGTACCGAAGAAGCTCAAAAGAATATCGGTTCCGAAGTAGCGAGCAAACTGCTCAAGTTTGTAAACAACGGTTCGACAACGTTCTCCGTAAATTTTCCGAATTTGGAAATCACACCTTTGCCATCCGGTCAGTATAGAATTTTGAACGTTCATAAAAACCAACCCGGGTTTTTGAAGGACATCAACTCCATGGTTTCCGAAATCGGAGCGAATATCAGCTCTCAGCACTTAGGTACCAGCGCGGAGATCGGTTATCTTTCGATGGTGATCGATAAATCCGTGGGAGACGAGTTGAAGGAAAAAATCGAAAAACACCCGTTTTCGATCAAAACCCGGATTCTTTACTGA
- a CDS encoding tetratricopeptide repeat protein gives MAEANSTPLSETELEQVRSILQPLSKNPDISEELNPMLSVFRQKMGYGSQMPSLDDEEETPSDEPTAEAGDDDGDFDDETPEPTRPQKPPTKVFEDDDIDLDELLSEPGQTAEAPPSDDFSFDEESPAPSAEADPFGDFGMDAEPAPTASDDSDPFGDFGLPEETPAPTSSSDDFSFDEGPSPGADASDPFAGLDEMTGGTPSAEADPFAGMGDTTSDADPFGGSDFGSESMDDFATTPSAPSGDSDPFADMDSFTSTPEASSDDSDPFAGMGGMETSSGGDDFGMSAEPAGGGDSFDDFMSSEPSPSGGGDDDFFSQPMDSGPSSAQTDPFSDFGDLGSPAGQDPFSDLASSATVSEDPFADFVPSTEEDTLSDIPAGGDSSFDSFSPDLDSDSGGDFDSGSSFGLEADLQGLASEEKQEIDKGLKDEELAIIQKEILRYPPPLRRAVIDAIVQDRLTPRDQKGLLELIKIESSPEEIADFLSGALGETISISQRTSGFSKDGVPIISTDPLYTKEGLQRQKKAIRRTIIGIAATIFLVVGGTLFYRNFIIPNQAAQYYDQGLTLIREAGAYPKNSEARKKKFFEAEESFAKGENILPNHLKYLNLYGVEYTRIEEYDRAFEKLFGKVSPDFGAGGEEPSSNAWDKREKVPIITLAKGQVWDNAKLPLAGKVGNENRMILLAQDGIQRRIMKAGAYIVMRLEKQIHDNPTYRNLGRFHSSIMPSFTESSLGGGKYKNDQLAINFYKQVYTDGNEPYDEESTAGIAKVYYNRREFGKAASFYNKIVEIDPSSPVGQGGLLSTYIEMWKEDGNPQFVINHHRQIKNGLDIEKKLSLHVLTKLASFYTDLNKKELRIRYNINPVDQVSGMEVNDNALEILDLIYHKTEEDPVTGVEIDGADYAEGYYQRGRYFASIKESIQARRFFEKAATLDPAHYLASTELAENAIRLANFGEADKLLNESLKRFENYKQSYGAREEDETLIQGNVGRIYFDKARIQYLSAAGIHEKDKITEFPGRKIYPFRARTAMDAVAKTRSMELKNSLDGFSKAESVQSDENEFTLIRRWRTPLPSGIQRELRYFKGWVDYMSGDFAASLNEWSGFEDEDEYNHPTLLMGKANSFFYTGQYKASLGNYLKVQDDMEEKLLNMGLPKPDDPYHQEVYQTLVAAYNNIGAVYEKQGNTAEALKHYWKAIETARKINEVSEIAMSNKDLMFKKEAIGQDPLLEDWLSPTLDSVKKLARE, from the coding sequence ATGGCAGAGGCGAATTCTACCCCACTTAGCGAAACGGAATTAGAACAGGTTCGTTCTATTCTCCAGCCTCTATCCAAGAACCCGGATATTTCGGAAGAATTGAATCCGATGCTTTCCGTTTTCCGTCAGAAGATGGGTTACGGATCGCAAATGCCTTCTCTCGACGACGAGGAAGAAACCCCATCCGACGAGCCGACCGCAGAAGCGGGTGATGACGATGGAGATTTCGATGACGAAACTCCGGAACCGACAAGGCCTCAAAAACCTCCTACAAAGGTCTTTGAAGACGACGATATCGACCTAGACGAACTCTTATCAGAACCGGGACAAACCGCGGAAGCTCCGCCTTCCGATGATTTTTCATTCGATGAAGAATCTCCCGCACCAAGCGCCGAAGCCGATCCGTTTGGCGATTTCGGAATGGATGCGGAACCGGCTCCAACTGCGTCGGATGATTCCGACCCGTTCGGAGATTTTGGACTTCCCGAAGAAACTCCGGCGCCGACCTCTTCTTCCGACGATTTCTCCTTTGACGAAGGTCCTTCCCCAGGCGCGGATGCGTCCGATCCGTTCGCGGGTTTAGACGAGATGACCGGTGGAACTCCTTCCGCCGAAGCAGATCCGTTTGCGGGAATGGGTGATACAACTTCCGACGCGGACCCGTTTGGCGGGAGCGATTTCGGAAGCGAATCAATGGACGATTTCGCGACAACTCCTTCCGCACCTTCCGGCGATTCAGATCCGTTTGCGGATATGGATTCTTTTACTTCCACTCCCGAAGCCTCGTCCGATGATTCCGATCCGTTTGCGGGGATGGGAGGAATGGAAACTTCCAGCGGCGGGGACGACTTTGGTATGTCCGCGGAACCTGCGGGCGGTGGAGATTCTTTTGACGACTTCATGTCCTCCGAACCGAGTCCATCCGGCGGTGGAGACGACGATTTTTTCAGCCAACCTATGGACTCCGGTCCTTCTTCCGCACAAACCGATCCGTTTTCGGATTTCGGCGATTTAGGTTCTCCTGCGGGACAAGATCCGTTTTCGGATCTTGCTTCTTCGGCGACCGTTTCGGAAGATCCTTTCGCGGACTTTGTTCCTTCCACGGAAGAAGACACGTTATCCGACATCCCGGCCGGAGGAGATTCTTCCTTTGATTCTTTTAGCCCGGATTTAGATTCCGATAGCGGCGGAGATTTCGATTCCGGAAGTTCCTTCGGTCTCGAAGCGGACTTACAAGGTCTTGCGAGCGAAGAAAAACAAGAAATCGACAAGGGACTCAAAGACGAAGAACTCGCAATCATTCAAAAAGAAATTCTCAGATACCCGCCTCCTCTGCGTCGCGCGGTTATCGACGCGATCGTTCAAGATCGCCTAACGCCGAGAGATCAAAAAGGTCTTTTAGAACTGATCAAGATCGAAAGTTCTCCGGAAGAAATCGCGGACTTTCTTTCGGGCGCTCTTGGTGAAACGATTTCGATTTCACAAAGAACGAGCGGATTCTCCAAAGACGGGGTTCCGATCATTTCCACCGATCCTCTTTATACAAAAGAAGGATTACAAAGACAAAAGAAAGCGATCCGAAGAACGATCATCGGAATCGCCGCGACGATCTTTCTTGTGGTCGGCGGAACCTTATTTTACAGAAACTTCATTATTCCGAATCAAGCGGCTCAGTATTACGATCAAGGTTTGACCCTGATCCGAGAAGCCGGAGCTTATCCGAAAAACAGCGAGGCTCGGAAGAAAAAATTCTTCGAAGCGGAAGAATCTTTTGCAAAGGGAGAAAACATTCTTCCGAATCATCTGAAGTATTTGAATCTCTACGGTGTGGAATACACCCGCATCGAAGAATACGATCGCGCCTTTGAAAAACTTTTCGGCAAAGTAAGCCCCGATTTCGGAGCCGGTGGAGAAGAACCCTCTTCCAACGCTTGGGACAAACGAGAAAAAGTCCCCATCATCACTCTTGCGAAAGGTCAGGTCTGGGACAACGCCAAACTTCCGTTAGCCGGTAAGGTCGGAAACGAAAACAGAATGATTCTTCTCGCCCAAGACGGGATTCAAAGAAGAATCATGAAAGCGGGCGCCTATATCGTGATGCGTTTGGAAAAACAAATCCACGACAATCCGACATACAGAAACCTGGGAAGATTTCATTCTTCCATCATGCCTTCGTTCACCGAATCCTCGTTAGGCGGCGGAAAGTATAAAAACGATCAACTCGCGATCAACTTTTACAAACAGGTTTATACGGACGGAAACGAACCTTACGACGAGGAATCCACCGCGGGAATCGCGAAGGTTTATTACAATCGAAGAGAATTCGGAAAAGCCGCGTCCTTTTACAACAAGATCGTAGAGATCGATCCTTCCAGCCCGGTCGGTCAAGGTGGACTTCTTTCCACTTATATCGAAATGTGGAAAGAGGACGGAAATCCTCAGTTCGTCATCAACCATCACAGACAGATCAAAAACGGTCTGGATATAGAAAAGAAACTTTCACTGCACGTTCTTACAAAACTCGCTTCGTTCTACACGGATCTGAATAAAAAAGAATTGAGAATTCGTTATAATATCAACCCGGTCGATCAGGTTTCCGGAATGGAAGTGAACGACAACGCGCTCGAAATTTTGGATCTGATCTATCATAAAACCGAAGAAGATCCGGTTACCGGAGTCGAAATCGACGGCGCGGATTATGCGGAAGGTTATTATCAAAGAGGAAGATACTTCGCTTCGATCAAAGAATCGATTCAGGCCAGAAGATTTTTCGAAAAGGCCGCGACCTTGGATCCGGCTCATTATCTCGCTTCCACGGAACTCGCGGAAAACGCGATTCGTCTCGCGAACTTCGGAGAAGCGGACAAATTGTTAAACGAATCCCTCAAACGTTTCGAGAACTACAAACAAAGTTACGGAGCCAGAGAAGAAGACGAAACTCTGATCCAGGGAAACGTCGGTCGTATTTATTTCGATAAGGCGAGAATTCAATATTTATCCGCGGCCGGAATTCATGAAAAGGATAAGATCACCGAATTTCCGGGACGTAAGATTTATCCGTTCCGCGCGAGAACCGCGATGGACGCAGTTGCAAAAACAAGATCCATGGAACTCAAAAATTCTTTGGACGGTTTTTCAAAAGCGGAATCGGTTCAATCCGACGAAAACGAATTTACTCTGATCCGCAGATGGAGAACCCCTCTTCCTTCCGGAATTCAAAGGGAACTTCGTTACTTCAAAGGTTGGGTGGATTATATGAGCGGAGACTTTGCCGCATCGCTCAACGAATGGTCCGGTTTCGAAGACGAGGACGAATACAATCATCCGACTCTTCTTATGGGAAAAGCGAACTCGTTTTTTTATACGGGTCAGTATAAGGCAAGTCTCGGAAATTATCTGAAGGTCCAAGACGACATGGAAGAAAAACTTCTGAACATGGGCCTGCCGAAACCCGATGATCCGTATCACCAAGAAGTCTATCAGACGTTAGTCGCCGCTTACAACAACATCGGCGCCGTTTACGAAAAACAGGGAAACACCGCAGAGGCTCTGAAACACTATTGGAAGGCGATCGAGACCGCAAGAAAGATCAACGAGGTTTCGGAAATAGCGATGTCCAACAAGGATTTGATGTTTAAGAAAGAAGCCATCGGCCAGGATCCGCTGCTCGAAGACTGGCTTTCTCCCACCTTGGACAGCGTAAAGAAGTTGGCGAGAGAATAG
- a CDS encoding carbohydrate-binding module 48, whose product MLFRKLIELLFRMKSIPTTKVLLALLLTITVAIGADDAGNWIGSFSSEDYEDFLEPVEKEKIYYYWQMEKLKRAVAPRYIRYIDSSLSLETGRLLNRGILFSFEGIENEEVSVCGNFSLWRCIPLKKNDHGVFYAVYNPESRDTIREELKILEYKFRVDGLFTHDPSNPDSVEDGDGSLVSRLIAIPSGSDKLVTTRILEDSPYEELEYRTVEFRIYAPDAEMITLVGDFNHWDPEEDVLKKEKEGFTLIKKMKPGTYLYNFVRDGKIILDTFNQNTRLREDTGEISSYLTVPERSYALETK is encoded by the coding sequence ATGCTTTTTCGAAAACTGATCGAACTTTTATTCAGAATGAAATCGATCCCTACGACCAAAGTTTTATTAGCACTTCTTTTAACGATCACCGTCGCCATCGGAGCCGACGACGCAGGCAATTGGATCGGGTCCTTTTCATCCGAAGATTACGAGGATTTTTTAGAGCCGGTGGAGAAGGAAAAGATCTACTACTACTGGCAGATGGAAAAACTAAAACGTGCGGTCGCTCCGAGATATATCCGTTATATAGATTCTTCCTTGTCCTTGGAAACCGGAAGACTTTTGAACCGAGGAATTCTTTTCAGCTTTGAAGGAATCGAAAACGAAGAAGTTTCCGTTTGCGGAAACTTTTCTCTTTGGAGATGTATTCCGTTGAAGAAAAACGATCACGGAGTTTTTTACGCGGTCTACAATCCGGAAAGCAGAGACACGATCCGCGAAGAATTGAAAATCCTCGAATATAAGTTTCGAGTCGACGGACTTTTTACGCACGATCCGTCTAACCCCGATTCGGTGGAAGACGGGGACGGTTCCTTGGTTTCGAGATTGATCGCGATTCCTTCCGGTTCCGATAAACTCGTAACAACTCGCATCTTGGAAGATTCTCCTTACGAAGAATTGGAATATAGAACCGTGGAATTTAGAATCTACGCACCCGATGCGGAGATGATCACTCTTGTCGGAGATTTCAATCACTGGGACCCGGAAGAGGACGTTTTGAAAAAGGAGAAGGAAGGATTCACTCTCATCAAAAAGATGAAACCCGGAACCTATCTCTATAATTTCGTTCGAGACGGAAAGATCATCTTGGATACGTTCAATCAGAACACAAGACTTCGGGAAGATACGGGGGAGATTTCTTCTTATCTTACGGTTCCCGAACGTTCTTACGCATTAGAAACGAAATAA
- the trxB gene encoding thioredoxin-disulfide reductase: MAHKIVIIGSGPAGHTAAIYAARANLNPVMYEGFMAGGIAAGGQLTTTTEVENFPGFPEGIDGTKLTQLFREQSVKYGTTIHTQTITKVDFTSRPFKLWSDDELIEAEAVIIATGATAKRMHVNGEDTYWQRGISACAVCDGALPIYRNKELVVVGGGDSAVEEASHLTKFASKVYLVHRRDSLRASKIMQKRATTHPKIEIIWNSQVEEAKGDGKNLTALTLQDTVNGQKKELAVGGLFYAIGHKPNTDIFEGILDLDESGYIKTVPGSTRTSIDGVFAAGDVQDKIYRQAVSAAGSGCMAALDAERWLESREE; this comes from the coding sequence ATGGCCCACAAAATTGTCATCATAGGATCCGGCCCCGCAGGACATACCGCCGCGATCTACGCCGCAAGAGCAAACTTAAACCCGGTGATGTACGAAGGTTTTATGGCGGGCGGTATCGCCGCAGGCGGCCAGCTCACTACAACTACGGAAGTCGAAAACTTTCCCGGTTTTCCGGAAGGAATCGACGGAACCAAGTTGACCCAACTCTTCCGTGAACAGTCCGTGAAATACGGAACGACCATCCACACACAAACGATCACCAAAGTGGACTTTACCTCCAGACCGTTTAAACTTTGGTCCGACGACGAACTCATCGAAGCGGAAGCGGTGATCATCGCAACCGGAGCTACCGCAAAAAGAATGCACGTAAACGGCGAAGATACGTATTGGCAGAGAGGAATTTCGGCTTGTGCGGTTTGCGACGGAGCCTTACCGATTTATAGAAACAAAGAACTCGTAGTCGTTGGCGGAGGAGATTCCGCGGTGGAGGAAGCCTCTCACCTGACTAAGTTCGCGTCCAAGGTTTATCTCGTTCACAGAAGAGATTCGTTACGCGCATCCAAGATCATGCAAAAACGCGCGACCACACATCCTAAGATCGAAATCATCTGGAATTCTCAAGTAGAGGAAGCGAAAGGTGACGGAAAAAATCTCACCGCGTTGACCTTACAAGATACCGTGAACGGACAAAAGAAAGAACTCGCCGTGGGCGGACTTTTTTACGCGATCGGGCACAAACCGAATACGGATATCTTTGAAGGAATTTTGGATCTGGATGAAAGCGGTTATATCAAAACCGTTCCGGGTTCCACGCGCACGAGCATCGATGGTGTTTTTGCGGCGGGAGACGTTCAGGATAAGATCTATCGTCAAGCGGTTTCGGCCGCGGGCTCCGGTTGTATGGCCGCGCTCGATGCGGAACGTTGGCTTGAGTCCAGAGAAGAATAA
- a CDS encoding LA_2490 family SGNH/GDSL-type esterase has product MKGFFSRAGLTLAFFILVFIGTEILLNVLKAPSLQFYRDQKILHRYNPIYYVDLAPNEDIYIRHFAGKWEGRFRTNSLGMRGLEEADPEKPKIACLGDSLVMGFGVSDEDTFCHQLNGIELKGGKRQAMNLAVDAYGSLGAVRRLKDMAPKLKNLKEVLFFVSGNDFTIPDELRAKGMLSDDEVDEIRSQDPNFNRNFRIQFELSRASYTLQALKLAFEQLKVQYAFTAFKLKSEWNSTGLSASSSADQTPAKYMKDSFFRKPELKCDPAAATSDSGSATPFEKKNVVLTPNPDFMSQSEYKKNFCPEAIPDYFSCVDKEPSLSSLEPLPQITQTAYNEMVEYSKANGIRLVVVLMPIQVEEIFCRNRGLYHPLENYALRAGAYFEKKGVPVLRLRKETSEMCGEVLETPKGKKFSGIRDYFIPEDGHLTVPGNRWAKRSVEKQLKELETKNAL; this is encoded by the coding sequence ATGAAAGGATTCTTCTCTCGGGCAGGGCTCACCCTCGCATTTTTCATTCTCGTTTTTATCGGAACGGAAATTCTTCTCAACGTCCTGAAAGCTCCTTCTCTTCAATTTTATAGGGATCAGAAGATTCTCCATAGATACAACCCGATCTACTACGTGGACTTGGCGCCCAACGAAGACATTTATATCCGTCATTTTGCGGGAAAATGGGAAGGAAGATTTAGAACGAATTCTCTCGGGATGAGAGGACTCGAAGAAGCCGATCCCGAAAAACCGAAAATCGCGTGTTTAGGAGACAGCCTTGTGATGGGTTTCGGAGTTTCGGACGAAGACACGTTCTGTCATCAGTTGAACGGAATCGAACTCAAGGGTGGAAAACGACAAGCGATGAATCTCGCGGTGGACGCCTACGGCTCGTTAGGCGCCGTTCGAAGACTGAAGGACATGGCTCCCAAGCTCAAAAATCTGAAAGAGGTTCTCTTTTTCGTTTCGGGGAACGACTTTACGATTCCCGACGAACTCAGAGCGAAGGGAATGCTTTCGGACGACGAGGTCGACGAGATTCGCAGTCAAGATCCGAACTTCAATCGTAACTTTAGAATTCAATTCGAACTTTCCAGAGCGTCTTATACGCTTCAGGCTTTGAAACTCGCATTCGAACAACTCAAGGTTCAATACGCGTTCACCGCATTCAAATTGAAATCGGAATGGAATTCCACCGGACTTTCCGCGAGTTCAAGCGCGGATCAAACCCCCGCAAAGTATATGAAGGATTCCTTTTTTAGAAAACCGGAATTGAAATGTGATCCTGCCGCCGCGACCTCCGATTCGGGTTCCGCAACTCCATTCGAAAAGAAGAATGTAGTTTTAACTCCGAATCCCGATTTTATGTCCCAGTCGGAATATAAAAAGAATTTTTGTCCCGAAGCGATTCCTGATTATTTTTCCTGCGTGGACAAGGAGCCGAGCCTTTCTTCTCTCGAACCTCTTCCACAGATTACACAAACTGCATACAATGAAATGGTGGAATACTCCAAGGCAAACGGAATCCGTTTGGTTGTCGTTTTGATGCCGATCCAAGTCGAAGAAATCTTTTGTAGAAACCGAGGGCTTTATCATCCTCTGGAGAATTACGCGCTCCGCGCCGGCGCTTACTTTGAAAAGAAGGGTGTTCCCGTTCTAAGACTTAGAAAAGAAACCTCCGAAATGTGCGGTGAAGTTTTGGAAACCCCGAAGGGTAAAAAGTTTTCGGGGATTCGGGATTATTTCATTCCCGAAGACGGACATTTGACCGTACCGGGAAACCGTTGGGCAAAACGTTCCGTGGAAAAACAGCTCAAGGAATTGGAAACGAAGAATGCTCTTTAA
- a CDS encoding MBOAT family O-acyltransferase, translating into MLFNSVQYLIFAPVVILIYFWIPARFQRLWLLVASLYFYAIFKIPFILLLIYSIVLTYYAVKGMEAAHSKFIKLFFLNVAVWGNLLLLYVFKYMDFSIHAWNVFTDSQPCDPAYVSLTGALLPMGISFFTLQAISYAVDVYRGTVPQAKSLFQFGLFLSFFPQLVAGPIIRAQDMLHQFLENYTYKKENLLPGIRQLAWGLFKKTFVADPISLTVDPVFANPGAYDSLSLLVTSFLFSFQIYCDFSGYSDVAIGTGRIMGYSIPENFTRPFLSQTVTEFWRRWHISFSSWLRDYIYISLGGNRVSIFRAYFNVFITTFVSGLWHGADWNFIIWGACHASVMVFERFIFSFSILKRGWDKIPEWIKYVYPFFVFSFSMFFFRAKPSPEYGYDTSLELAFAIVKRSFSFESGQTLQVPFAVLFAVIVLFGADFLQEKKQTLMENLQNKPWVVYPLAAMMVLVGFILYSVTVSQPFLYFQF; encoded by the coding sequence ATGCTCTTTAATTCGGTTCAATATCTCATATTCGCCCCCGTAGTCATCCTGATTTATTTTTGGATTCCCGCTCGATTTCAAAGACTCTGGCTTCTCGTCGCGAGTTTATACTTTTACGCAATCTTTAAGATTCCTTTCATTCTTCTTTTGATCTATTCGATCGTCTTGACATATTACGCGGTCAAGGGAATGGAAGCGGCACATTCGAAATTTATAAAATTATTCTTTTTGAATGTAGCTGTCTGGGGAAATTTACTTCTTCTTTATGTGTTCAAATACATGGACTTTTCGATCCATGCTTGGAATGTTTTTACCGATTCGCAACCCTGTGATCCGGCTTACGTTTCGTTGACGGGCGCATTGCTTCCGATGGGAATTTCGTTTTTTACCTTGCAGGCGATTTCCTACGCGGTCGACGTTTATCGGGGAACCGTTCCTCAAGCGAAGAGCCTATTTCAGTTCGGATTGTTCTTGTCCTTTTTTCCACAGCTGGTCGCGGGTCCGATCATCCGCGCGCAGGACATGCTCCATCAGTTTCTGGAGAATTATACTTATAAAAAAGAGAATCTTCTTCCCGGAATCAGACAACTCGCTTGGGGACTTTTTAAAAAGACATTCGTAGCCGATCCGATTTCATTGACGGTCGATCCGGTATTTGCCAATCCCGGAGCTTATGATTCTCTTTCCTTGCTCGTTACTTCGTTTTTATTTTCCTTTCAGATCTATTGCGACTTTTCGGGTTATTCGGACGTAGCGATCGGAACGGGAAGGATTATGGGTTATTCCATTCCTGAGAACTTTACAAGGCCGTTTTTATCTCAGACCGTTACCGAGTTCTGGAGAAGATGGCATATCTCTTTCTCTTCTTGGCTTCGGGATTACATCTACATCTCGTTAGGCGGGAATCGGGTCAGCATTTTTCGCGCTTACTTTAACGTGTTTATCACGACCTTTGTGAGTGGTCTTTGGCACGGAGCCGATTGGAACTTCATCATCTGGGGAGCTTGTCACGCGTCCGTGATGGTATTTGAAAGATTCATCTTTTCATTCTCCATCTTAAAGCGGGGATGGGATAAAATTCCGGAATGGATCAAATACGTTTATCCTTTTTTTGTATTTTCGTTTTCCATGTTTTTCTTTCGGGCAAAACCTTCGCCGGAATACGGTTACGATACGAGTTTGGAACTCGCGTTTGCGATTGTTAAGCGAAGTTTCTCTTTTGAAAGTGGTCAGACCTTGCAGGTTCCGTTTGCGGTTTTATTCGCCGTGATCGTTTTGTTCGGCGCCGATTTTCTTCAGGAAAAAAAACAAACTTTGATGGAGAATCTCCAGAACAAACCTTGGGTCGTTTATCCCTTGGCCGCGATGATGGTGTTGGTCGGATTTATTCTTTACAGCGTGACGGTCAGTCAGCCGTTTCTTTACTTTCAGTTCTAA
- a CDS encoding LA_2486 family SGNH/GDSL-type esterase — MKSIPYLKIVIVMITLLLLGEIGLRIFPPVGLIYRLKDKQVHCIEEREIPEIMLCPDSDTILPHPAGFTFRVRVDERAERIVSEEKVIPGSKPEVWLMGDSIAYGFGQNDGDTIAWKLQEALKSNGFQVRNLGVDSLGTGGIQRRMERALICKDSLQKDCILPKAVFWIYHPSDLQDVHREYYLRNSLSGRWLFRGSVFLSRYSAIYNYSKIRSENRRLEKLRENGPEVIPETLDDHPNDHPSFKEMKVFFETCKKLNIPLTVVLYPNGTHSLTPLPSTPLLDKVAVIAKQNGIPVLDTRSDFLEEYNRNKTDLYLQNDGHPNAISAKIIANRILERVPR; from the coding sequence ATGAAATCGATTCCTTATCTTAAAATCGTCATTGTAATGATCACCTTGCTTCTGTTAGGTGAAATCGGCTTGAGAATTTTTCCTCCCGTAGGTTTGATCTATAGACTGAAAGACAAACAGGTTCACTGCATCGAAGAAAGGGAAATCCCCGAGATCATGCTTTGTCCCGATTCCGATACCATTCTTCCCCACCCGGCGGGATTCACGTTTCGAGTAAGAGTGGACGAACGCGCGGAACGAATCGTCTCCGAAGAAAAAGTGATTCCGGGTTCCAAACCGGAGGTTTGGTTGATGGGGGATTCGATCGCATACGGCTTTGGACAGAACGACGGAGACACGATCGCGTGGAAACTCCAGGAAGCTCTGAAATCTAACGGATTTCAGGTTCGAAATTTGGGAGTGGATTCACTCGGTACCGGAGGAATCCAAAGAAGAATGGAGAGAGCTTTGATTTGTAAAGATTCTTTGCAAAAAGATTGTATTTTACCAAAGGCCGTTTTTTGGATCTATCATCCTTCCGATTTACAAGACGTTCATCGGGAATACTACTTAAGAAATTCATTAAGCGGTAGATGGTTGTTTCGAGGTTCCGTGTTCTTATCCAGATATAGCGCGATCTATAACTATTCCAAAATCAGAAGTGAAAACAGAAGGCTCGAAAAACTCAGAGAAAACGGTCCCGAAGTGATCCCGGAAACGTTAGACGATCATCCAAACGATCATCCTTCTTTTAAGGAAATGAAGGTCTTCTTCGAAACTTGCAAAAAATTGAATATTCCTTTGACGGTCGTTTTATATCCGAACGGGACCCATTCTTTGACCCCTCTTCCTTCTACGCCTCTTTTGGATAAGGTGGCTGTGATCGCAAAACAAAATGGAATTCCCGTTTTGGATACGAGATCCGATTTTCTGGAAGAATACAATCGCAACAAAACCGATCTTTATCTTCAAAACGACGGACATCCGAACGCGATCTCGGCCAAGATCATCGCGAATCGAATTTTGGAAAGAGTTCCGAGATAG